A genomic stretch from Candidatus Nitrotoga arctica includes:
- a CDS encoding ABC transporter permease, which yields MPVILWTDAMIYLLLATVLAAALWIRKRPHLVLPWQRVAKGSVGMVSLLLLSLFVLVGLLDTMHYRAALPEKSNGQTVYSAEVLSVFDALAKGIKSRTEKTYSAPLAAYLYAKESMETSEGKILRDYPRLHYGGAHLADPQRELLGDVLKRIGIGALEGLLIGVLLIAASNMLFHFFVKFRTVLSSTGREISTGNGISTFTRAMKNRPFRALLITALLIAMLLGITVNLAASYHVLGTDKVGQDVLYLALKSIRTGLVIGTVTTLVMLPFALLLGIAAGYLRGWVDDVIQYLYTVLSSIPSVLLIAAAVLMMQVYIEMHPEWFETSAARADLRLLFLCLILGVTSWTGLCRLLRGETLKLRELEYIQAAQAFGVSSSRILTRHIVPNVMHIVLIAVVMDFSSLVLAEAVLSYVGVGVDPSTMSFGTLINSARLEMGREPMVWWTLAAAFGFMLVLVLAANLFADAVRDAFDPRLNRT from the coding sequence ATGCCCGTTATTCTTTGGACAGATGCGATGATCTACCTGCTGCTCGCAACGGTTCTTGCTGCGGCATTGTGGATACGAAAACGTCCTCATCTTGTTCTACCTTGGCAACGCGTGGCTAAGGGTAGTGTGGGCATGGTGTCGCTGCTGCTGTTATCGTTATTCGTGTTGGTGGGGTTGCTTGACACCATGCACTACCGCGCTGCGTTGCCGGAGAAGAGCAATGGTCAGACAGTTTATTCGGCTGAGGTGTTGAGTGTCTTCGATGCACTTGCCAAAGGCATAAAAAGTCGTACCGAGAAAACATATTCTGCGCCACTGGCGGCCTATCTGTATGCCAAGGAAAGTATGGAAACGTCGGAGGGCAAGATACTTCGAGATTATCCGCGCTTGCATTACGGTGGTGCCCATCTGGCTGATCCACAGCGCGAACTTCTGGGCGATGTGCTGAAACGTATAGGGATCGGTGCTTTAGAGGGGTTGCTAATCGGCGTGTTATTGATTGCAGCCAGCAATATGTTATTCCATTTTTTCGTTAAATTCAGGACAGTCTTGTCATCGACAGGACGGGAAATCAGTACAGGTAATGGGATATCCACCTTTACGAGAGCGATGAAAAACAGGCCTTTCAGAGCATTATTGATAACGGCTTTGTTAATAGCCATGTTGCTTGGCATAACTGTCAATCTGGCCGCGAGTTACCACGTGCTGGGTACTGACAAAGTGGGGCAGGATGTACTGTATCTCGCGCTGAAAAGTATTCGCACCGGGCTTGTGATCGGCACTGTTACCACGCTGGTGATGTTGCCGTTTGCATTGCTGCTGGGTATAGCGGCAGGATACTTGCGTGGGTGGGTGGATGATGTGATTCAGTATCTTTATACCGTACTAAGTTCTATCCCCAGCGTGTTGTTGATTGCGGCTGCGGTGTTAATGATGCAGGTTTATATTGAGATGCATCCCGAGTGGTTTGAAACTTCTGCTGCACGCGCAGATTTACGCTTATTGTTTTTGTGTCTGATTCTCGGTGTGACCAGTTGGACCGGACTATGTCGCCTGTTACGGGGCGAGACACTTAAGTTGCGAGAGTTGGAATACATCCAGGCGGCGCAGGCATTCGGCGTTTCATCTTCGCGTATCCTTACTCGTCACATCGTGCCAAACGTGATGCACATCGTACTGATTGCGGTGGTGATGGATTTCAGCAGCCTGGTACTGGCCGAGGCGGTGCTGTCCTATGTCGGTGTGGGGGTTGATCCTAGTACCATGAGCTTTGGCACGTTGATAAACTCCGCGCGCCTGGAGATGGGGCGAGAGCCGATGGTGTGGTGGACGCTGGCGGCTGCGTTCGGATTCATGCTGGTGCTGGTGCTGGCCGCCAATCTGTTTGCTGATGCGGTACGCGATGCATTTGATCCGCGCTTGAATCGGACGTAG
- a CDS encoding CHRD domain-containing protein has protein sequence MNIILNKTRSVFYIGTLAVSVLIGGIGIASADAMNVTLSGDEEVPTVSTSASGVGKIEVAGDKSIRGSITTTGIDGTAAHVHQAPAGKNGPVIITLKKTSTNVWEIPSGTSLTDGQYANYKAGELYLNVHSVANKDGEIRGQLKGNKRSHH, from the coding sequence ATGAATATTATTCTTAACAAAACACGATCCGTTTTTTATATCGGTACTTTAGCAGTCAGCGTTTTGATTGGTGGCATTGGTATTGCATCTGCTGATGCAATGAATGTAACCCTGAGTGGCGACGAAGAAGTACCAACTGTAAGCACTTCCGCGTCCGGTGTAGGGAAAATAGAAGTAGCGGGTGACAAATCAATTCGTGGATCGATAACAACTACGGGGATCGATGGTACAGCGGCTCATGTTCATCAAGCTCCGGCAGGAAAAAATGGGCCGGTTATCATCACCCTTAAGAAAACGTCTACCAACGTTTGGGAAATTCCATCTGGCACATCGTTAACAGACGGGCAATATGCTAATTACAAAGCTGGAGAACTCTACCTAAACGTTCATAGCGTAGCCAATAAGGACGGAGAAATACGCGGTCAGCTAAAAGGAAATAAACGGAGCCATCATTGA
- a CDS encoding L,D-transpeptidase, producing the protein MKIKIHITTQTLELLDDAGMLLHRYLVSTAANGVGEKFGSYCTPRGKHSIRAKIGASQPLNTVFVRRRPTGEIYTPELGAQYPGRDWILTRILWLSGSEVGFNRLGACDTMRRYIYIHGTPDSTKLSEPGSKGCVRMRNADLLELFDLVPVNTEVYIAI; encoded by the coding sequence ATAAAAATTAAAATTCATATCACCACGCAGACGCTTGAGTTACTCGATGATGCAGGCATGCTGTTGCATCGTTACCTAGTTTCTACAGCTGCTAATGGAGTGGGAGAGAAATTCGGCAGCTACTGCACGCCGCGTGGCAAGCACAGCATTCGCGCTAAAATCGGCGCAAGCCAGCCGCTCAATACTGTGTTTGTCAGACGTCGTCCCACCGGCGAAATCTATACGCCGGAACTGGGGGCGCAGTATCCGGGTCGGGATTGGATACTGACGCGCATATTATGGTTGTCTGGCAGTGAGGTTGGTTTCAACCGCTTAGGTGCCTGCGACACCATGCGTCGCTATATTTATATACATGGTACGCCGGATAGTACTAAGCTCAGCGAACCTGGCTCCAAGGGCTGTGTGCGTATGCGCAATGCTGACCTTCTGGAACTGTTCGATCTCGTTCCGGTAAATACCGAAGTTTATATTGCCATCTGA
- a CDS encoding ABC transporter ATP-binding protein: MKSDLSLNQLRPLPSAPSEIGRGEFILKVDGLVTRLNNGARIVDDISFSIKQGETFALLGESGCGKSMTALSLMRLLPDGIRVASGDIKLDEEDILALPEYAMRKVRGGQMAMIFQEPGLSLNPVMTVGDQIAEVLTLHQQLRGKEVRSRCVELLEQVGISDAPRRASEYPFQLSGGMKQRVMIAMALAGQPKLLIADEPTTALDVTIQAQVLKLLRDTQQKTGMALLLITHDLGVVAQMAHQVGVMYAGQIIEQASREQLFARPAHPYTQKLFAALPDAGRTGQPLAAIPGNVPPLGAPLAACRFAPRCDKAWALCHEQVPEWTQLENGQGVRCHLYTSQMGSEKLNLKAPLSHAPPTIGGKGTGEEGRGTSLLQVENLQVHFPIRKGILQRTVGHVKAVDGVSMNIPVGRTLALVGESGCGKTTVGKALLQLITPTAGSVRFAGHELIGINARQLRKHRAGMQMIFQDPYASLNPKMRVAEILQEGMDALSIAKNSDERQRRIDELLEQVGLEKASKWRYPHEFSGGQRQRIAIARVLAVNPNLLICDEPTSALDVSVQAQILNLLKSLQQQLRLSYLFISHNLAVVEYLAHEVYVMYLGRIVERGTVEEVLHDPKHPYTQALLSAVPRIDGQGMKIVRLPGETPSPSHPPQGCHFHTRCAQAMAECCEVYPSETIISVTHRVHCYLAAK; this comes from the coding sequence ATGAAATCTGACCTCTCTCTTAACCAGCTTCGCCCCCTTCCCAGCGCTCCCTCAGAAATTGGACGAGGGGAATTTATACTGAAGGTAGATGGTTTGGTGACGCGCCTGAACAATGGTGCGCGCATTGTGGACGACATATCGTTCAGTATTAAACAGGGCGAGACCTTTGCGCTGCTTGGTGAATCCGGCTGTGGCAAATCTATGACGGCATTATCACTAATGCGTTTGCTGCCGGATGGAATACGCGTCGCCAGCGGTGATATTAAACTTGACGAAGAAGATATTTTGGCGCTGCCAGAATATGCCATGCGCAAAGTGCGTGGTGGTCAGATGGCAATGATTTTTCAGGAGCCGGGGTTGAGTTTGAACCCAGTGATGACGGTCGGCGATCAGATTGCCGAGGTATTGACATTGCATCAGCAACTGCGCGGTAAAGAAGTTCGTTCGCGTTGTGTTGAATTGCTGGAGCAGGTAGGTATTTCCGATGCCCCTCGCCGTGCGTCTGAATATCCATTCCAGCTTTCCGGTGGCATGAAACAACGTGTGATGATTGCAATGGCGCTGGCCGGACAGCCAAAGTTGCTGATCGCAGACGAACCGACTACTGCTCTGGACGTGACCATACAAGCGCAGGTGCTTAAACTTCTGCGCGATACGCAGCAGAAAACCGGTATGGCGTTGTTGCTGATAACGCATGATCTGGGCGTAGTCGCTCAAATGGCACATCAGGTTGGGGTGATGTATGCCGGACAAATTATTGAGCAGGCATCGCGTGAGCAATTGTTCGCACGTCCCGCTCATCCCTATACCCAAAAACTATTTGCCGCATTGCCGGATGCTGGACGCACTGGACAACCCTTAGCGGCCATTCCGGGCAATGTCCCCCCATTGGGTGCGCCACTTGCAGCTTGTAGATTCGCTCCGCGCTGCGATAAAGCGTGGGCATTGTGTCACGAGCAGGTGCCGGAGTGGACGCAGCTGGAAAATGGCCAGGGGGTAAGATGCCATCTGTACACATCGCAGATGGGGAGTGAGAAATTAAACTTGAAAGCACCTCTCTCCCACGCTCCGCCTACCATAGGTGGGAAAGGGACTGGGGAAGAGGGGAGGGGCACTTCACTTTTGCAAGTTGAAAACCTGCAAGTCCACTTTCCCATCCGCAAAGGCATATTGCAGCGCACGGTAGGTCACGTTAAAGCGGTAGATGGGGTGTCAATGAACATTCCAGTGGGTCGTACGCTGGCGCTGGTAGGTGAATCCGGTTGCGGTAAAACCACGGTAGGCAAGGCGCTGCTGCAACTTATTACACCTACCGCAGGCAGCGTGCGTTTTGCGGGCCACGAACTCATTGGTATCAATGCGAGGCAATTGCGCAAACATCGTGCCGGGATGCAAATGATATTCCAGGACCCCTATGCATCTTTAAACCCCAAGATGCGTGTAGCGGAGATTTTACAGGAGGGCATGGATGCACTGTCTATCGCCAAAAATAGCGATGAGCGGCAACGCCGCATAGATGAATTGCTGGAACAAGTTGGGCTGGAGAAAGCTTCCAAGTGGCGATATCCGCATGAGTTTTCCGGTGGGCAGCGGCAGCGTATTGCTATCGCCCGGGTGCTGGCAGTTAATCCGAATCTGCTGATTTGCGACGAACCGACCAGCGCGCTGGATGTTTCGGTGCAGGCGCAAATTTTAAATTTGCTTAAATCACTGCAGCAGCAATTAAGATTAAGCTACCTGTTTATTTCGCACAATCTGGCGGTGGTGGAATATCTCGCGCACGAGGTATACGTAATGTATTTGGGACGTATCGTCGAGCGCGGCACGGTAGAGGAAGTATTGCATGACCCTAAACATCCTTATACTCAGGCCTTACTGTCTGCAGTACCGAGAATAGATGGTCAGGGTATGAAAATTGTTCGTCTGCCTGGGGAAACACCCTCTCCCTCCCATCCGCCGCAGGGCTGCCACTTTCACACACGTTGCGCACAAGCCATGGCGGAATGTTGCGAAGTTTATCCAAGTGAAACCATAATTAGCGTCACGCACCGCGTACATTGTTATCTTGCGGCGAAGTAA
- a CDS encoding ABC transporter permease: protein MIAYLIRRILYAIPILIGVNLLTFSLFFVVNTADDMARMQLGMKRVTPEAIEKWKQQHGYDKPLLFNAHAEGVRKISDTIFFQKSARMFAFDFGSSNDGRNVAREIQTRMMPSLAIALPTFLIGLLIYITFALLMTLFRATALDMLGVSLCVLLMSISGLFYIIGGQFVASKLWHWVPISGYAGGMDSIKFVLLPVLIGVMGSVGASSRWYRTIFLEEIGKDYVRTARAKGLSELRVLFQHVLKNAMIPILTGVVVVIPLLFMGSLLTESFFGIPGLGSYTIDAINAQDFGVVRAMVFLGSMLYIAGLVLTDISYTIVDPRVRLQ from the coding sequence ATGATCGCTTATCTTATTCGCCGCATTTTATATGCTATCCCGATTTTGATCGGTGTGAACCTGCTCACTTTTTCTCTTTTTTTCGTGGTGAACACGGCAGATGATATGGCGCGGATGCAATTAGGCATGAAGCGTGTTACGCCTGAAGCGATCGAAAAGTGGAAGCAGCAGCATGGTTATGACAAACCGCTGCTATTTAATGCCCATGCAGAGGGTGTAAGAAAAATCAGCGATACGATTTTTTTCCAGAAATCGGCCAGGATGTTTGCATTTGATTTTGGTTCATCCAACGACGGGCGTAATGTTGCGCGTGAAATCCAGACCCGCATGATGCCTAGCCTCGCCATCGCGCTACCCACTTTTCTTATTGGCCTACTCATTTACATTACGTTCGCGCTGTTGATGACATTGTTCAGAGCGACTGCGCTGGATATGCTGGGGGTGTCACTATGTGTTTTGCTGATGTCCATCTCCGGTCTGTTTTACATTATTGGCGGTCAGTTCGTAGCGAGTAAATTGTGGCACTGGGTGCCGATTTCTGGTTATGCGGGCGGTATGGACAGTATCAAGTTTGTGCTGCTGCCCGTGTTGATTGGCGTAATGGGTAGTGTCGGCGCCAGTAGCCGTTGGTATCGAACGATTTTTCTGGAAGAGATCGGTAAGGACTATGTGCGAACCGCTCGCGCCAAGGGCTTGTCGGAATTGCGCGTCTTATTCCAACACGTGCTGAAAAATGCAATGATCCCGATTTTAACCGGTGTGGTGGTGGTAATACCGCTGCTTTTCATGGGTAGTTTGCTGACCGAATCTTTCTTCGGTATCCCCGGTCTGGGTAGTTACACAATAGACGCAATCAATGCGCAGGACTTCGGCGTGGTGCGTGCCATGGTATTTCTTGGTTCGATGTTGTATATCGCTGGTTTAGTTTTGACAGATATCTCGTATACCATTGTTGACCCGCGAGTGAGGTTGCAATGA
- a CDS encoding ABC transporter substrate-binding protein has protein sequence MKYLHYLPLFLMLAACDGGLWNNPYPVSDKGKSIYYSAFTERPKHLDPASAYSENEYIFLAQIYQPPLQYHFLKRPYTLVPQAASEMPAVSYLDKNNQLLPDDAPADKVAFSVYEIHLRTGLNYQPHPAFARDAKGELEYHALTSNDLRNIHALNDFPHSGTREVKAADYVYQIKRLAHPTIHSPIAGLMVDYIVGLKEYISTLQLAKKKSPNTFLDLRDYPLEGVQIVDDRTYRIKIYGKYPQFAYWLAMTFFSPMPVEAERFYEQDGMSERNLVLDWWPVGSGPYYLSENDPNQRMVLTRNPHFSGEVYPMEGEAGDKEAGLLADAGKPLPLISKVVFSLEKETIPYWNKFLQGYYDAAGISSDSFDQAVQVNVGGETNVTDEMKVQGIKLSTSVATSTSYMGFNWLDPVVGGASERATKLRRAISIAVDFEEFISIFANGRGISAQSPIPPGIFGYREGKAGINHYVYDWVNGAPQRKSINEAKKLLAEAGYPGGLDEKTKQPLIIYLDTTATGVGSKSRLDWLRKQLDKLNLQLVARSTDYNRFQDKLRKGDTQMFYFGWNADYPDPENFLFLLHGAQGKVVKGGENASNYNSPEYDHLFEKMKNMENGPARQEIIDEMLEILRRDSPWIWGQHPKDYVLRHAWLHNSKPNKMANNNVKYLRIDAAQRDVLRSSWNQPKLWPLWLIGIALALLGWWLWRVLRQREEAR, from the coding sequence ATGAAATACTTACATTACTTACCGCTGTTCCTGATGCTCGCGGCCTGTGACGGCGGTTTGTGGAATAATCCCTACCCGGTCAGCGATAAGGGCAAGTCGATTTATTATTCTGCTTTTACCGAACGGCCTAAACATCTCGATCCGGCGTCAGCATATAGCGAGAATGAATATATATTCCTTGCGCAGATCTATCAACCGCCGCTGCAATATCATTTCCTGAAACGCCCATACACGCTGGTGCCGCAGGCAGCCAGTGAAATGCCGGCAGTGAGTTATCTGGACAAAAATAACCAGCTGTTACCAGATGATGCGCCTGCCGATAAGGTGGCGTTCAGTGTTTACGAAATTCATTTGCGTACTGGTTTAAATTACCAGCCACATCCGGCTTTTGCACGCGATGCCAAAGGTGAATTGGAATATCATGCGCTTACAAGCAATGATTTACGTAATATTCATGCACTGAATGATTTCCCGCATAGCGGTACGCGTGAAGTGAAAGCGGCGGACTATGTCTATCAGATTAAACGGCTAGCCCACCCGACCATACATTCGCCCATTGCTGGACTCATGGTGGATTACATCGTCGGTCTTAAAGAGTACATCTCAACTTTGCAGCTAGCTAAAAAAAAGAGCCCCAATACTTTCCTTGATCTCCGTGACTATCCGCTGGAAGGTGTGCAGATAGTGGACGACCGCACCTACCGTATCAAAATTTACGGTAAATATCCGCAGTTTGCATATTGGTTGGCGATGACATTTTTTTCACCCATGCCAGTGGAGGCCGAGCGCTTTTATGAGCAGGATGGAATGTCCGAACGCAACCTGGTTCTGGATTGGTGGCCGGTAGGTAGTGGGCCATATTATTTATCGGAAAATGATCCCAACCAGCGTATGGTTCTGACACGCAATCCCCATTTTTCCGGCGAAGTCTATCCGATGGAAGGTGAGGCGGGAGATAAAGAAGCCGGGCTGCTGGCTGACGCGGGTAAACCTCTGCCGCTAATCAGCAAAGTTGTGTTTAGTTTGGAGAAAGAGACCATTCCCTACTGGAATAAATTTCTGCAAGGTTATTACGATGCTGCAGGCATCAGTTCCGATAGCTTTGATCAAGCGGTCCAGGTGAATGTTGGCGGCGAGACTAACGTTACAGACGAGATGAAAGTACAAGGCATTAAGCTTTCTACCTCGGTAGCCACCTCCACTTCGTATATGGGTTTCAACTGGCTCGATCCGGTTGTGGGAGGGGCGAGTGAACGTGCGACCAAGTTGCGTCGTGCTATTTCTATCGCGGTGGATTTCGAGGAGTTTATCTCCATTTTTGCTAACGGCCGTGGTATTAGCGCGCAATCACCTATTCCACCTGGTATTTTCGGCTACCGCGAAGGCAAGGCAGGCATCAACCATTATGTGTATGACTGGGTCAATGGTGCACCTCAACGTAAATCAATTAATGAGGCGAAAAAGCTGCTGGCCGAAGCTGGTTACCCGGGTGGTTTGGATGAAAAAACAAAACAGCCGTTGATTATCTATCTTGATACGACCGCCACGGGCGTTGGCAGTAAATCGCGTCTGGACTGGCTACGCAAGCAACTCGATAAACTTAATTTACAACTGGTGGCGCGCAGCACTGACTACAACCGCTTCCAGGATAAGTTACGTAAAGGTGATACGCAGATGTTTTATTTCGGCTGGAACGCTGATTATCCCGATCCGGAGAATTTTTTATTTTTGCTGCACGGTGCGCAAGGCAAGGTCGTGAAGGGCGGTGAGAACGCCTCGAATTACAATAGCCCTGAATATGATCACCTGTTTGAGAAGATGAAAAACATGGAAAACGGCCCAGCGCGCCAGGAAATAATTGATGAAATGCTGGAAATTTTGCGCCGCGATTCGCCTTGGATATGGGGGCAACATCCTAAGGATTATGTATTGCGCCATGCTTGGCTGCATAACAGCAAGCCTAATAAAATGGCAAATAACAATGTTAAATATTTGCGCATAGACGCAGCACAGCGTGATGTACTGCGTAGTAGCTGGAATCAGCCTAAGCTATGGCCATTGTGGTTGATTGGTATCGCGCTTGCCTTACTGGGCTGGTGGTTGTGGCGTGTGTTACGGCAGCGAGAAGAGGCACGATGA
- a CDS encoding YgfZ/GcvT domain-containing protein, which yields MNSIWQDYLREQGAEIQDGIVQYFGAGQGELAAAQNGMVLCFLSQLGVLKVSGEDAETFLQNLLSSDVREVTPWHAQFSSLNSPKGRMLASFLIWRKGVLDDADKAFFLQLPLSLCADIQQRLSKYILRSKVKIEDVTDQQISFGWAGEGSEEQLKEYLGSVPVEPWGAEEVGNRISEHNDTGVIRLGEQRFQINTTTEHALALWQKLIVAGRPVGSPCWDWLTIRDGIPVIMPATQEQFVPQMANMELIGGVNFKKGCYPGQEIVARMQYLGKLKRRMYLAHIESDTPPLPGDELYSADMEGQASGMVVNASSAPDSGYDMLVVVQISSHKDQTVHWKSLQGAPLRFMKLPYPIY from the coding sequence ATGAATTCGATTTGGCAAGATTATTTGCGGGAACAAGGAGCAGAAATACAAGATGGCATCGTGCAGTATTTCGGTGCTGGGCAAGGCGAACTGGCTGCTGCACAAAATGGCATGGTACTGTGTTTTTTAAGCCAGCTAGGCGTACTCAAGGTTTCTGGCGAGGATGCGGAAACCTTTCTGCAAAACCTGCTTAGCAGTGATGTGCGTGAAGTCACGCCATGGCATGCCCAATTCAGCAGCCTGAACAGCCCAAAAGGACGCATGCTGGCAAGCTTCCTTATCTGGCGCAAAGGAGTACTTGATGACGCAGACAAGGCTTTTTTCCTCCAACTGCCGCTCAGTTTGTGTGCTGACATCCAGCAACGTCTATCCAAATATATCCTGCGCTCCAAAGTAAAAATTGAGGATGTGACCGATCAACAGATCAGTTTTGGTTGGGCAGGGGAGGGTTCAGAGGAACAACTAAAGGAATACTTAGGCTCGGTTCCGGTGGAACCTTGGGGAGCGGAAGAAGTAGGCAATCGGATATCTGAACACAATGATACTGGCGTCATTCGTCTCGGTGAACAGCGCTTTCAAATCAACACAACTACCGAGCACGCATTAGCCCTATGGCAAAAACTCATCGTCGCTGGGCGTCCAGTTGGATCACCCTGTTGGGACTGGCTCACAATCCGTGATGGTATTCCTGTCATTATGCCAGCTACCCAAGAGCAATTCGTGCCCCAAATGGCCAACATGGAACTGATCGGTGGCGTGAACTTTAAAAAGGGGTGCTACCCGGGCCAAGAAATTGTGGCGCGGATGCAATACCTCGGCAAACTCAAGCGACGCATGTATCTGGCGCATATCGAAAGCGATACCCCTCCTCTACCGGGTGACGAGCTCTACAGCGCGGATATGGAAGGTCAGGCCAGTGGCATGGTAGTCAACGCATCATCCGCTCCGGACAGCGGTTATGACATGCTGGTAGTGGTGCAGATTAGCAGCCACAAAGACCAAACTGTGCACTGGAAATCTCTGCAAGGTGCGCCGCTACGATTCATGAAATTGCCTTATCCAATCTACTAA
- a CDS encoding GNAT family N-acetyltransferase: MREQGVSSEMEWDGLDEACHHAVALSATGDAIGCGRISPEGYIGRIAVLSEWRGKRVGSSLLELLLDYARSQHYAQVELGAQIQAVPFYLRFNFAEVGEIFMDANIPHIKMQLRLKNC, encoded by the coding sequence ATGCGTGAACAGGGCGTGTCTTCCGAGATGGAATGGGACGGGCTAGATGAAGCCTGCCACCATGCAGTGGCATTAAGTGCTACGGGTGATGCAATTGGTTGCGGACGCATTTCTCCTGAGGGCTATATTGGACGTATAGCCGTGTTGTCAGAATGGCGTGGCAAAAGGGTTGGCAGTTCACTACTGGAGTTGTTGCTTGATTATGCGCGCAGCCAGCACTATGCTCAGGTGGAACTAGGTGCTCAGATACAGGCTGTGCCATTCTACTTGCGTTTTAACTTTGCGGAAGTTGGTGAAATTTTTATGGACGCCAACATACCGCACATCAAGATGCAGTTACGCTTAAAAAATTGCTAA
- a CDS encoding transglycosylase SLT domain-containing protein, translated as MNSPLDDLQEDAIPQPPTASDDPDLILTVDSNLNLSQNDLWQRIRNGYALRQLNSPLVASHEQWYAKRPDYMQRMTERGQRYLHFIVEEVERRGMPSEIALLPMIESAFNPGGYSTASASGIWQFIPSTGKHFGMQQNWWYDGRRNIISATLGALDYLQKLHGMFGDWELALAAYNWGEGAVQRALAHNRKLGLPADYASLKMPSETRNYVPKLQAIKNIISNPASFGLVLHPVPDQPYFVAVSTSKNIDMELAAGLAGVTLDEFRALNPAHNRPVILQENSEVLLLPVDKVETFRANLASNSLPLVSWQAYKSRKGEHLNGLATRFGLSPETLRSINGLPTQIKVSTGQMLLVPLNGKNTENEFEAFNIHPALTNQLLGNTVRYTVRKGDTLSTISRLYKVSVEKLQDWNNNIKTLNPGQHIFIVKLDKTPHLSRADKNRGKLGMASKRTKKFMYTTQRIAQYP; from the coding sequence TTGAATAGCCCGCTCGATGACTTACAAGAAGATGCCATACCACAACCACCCACGGCTTCCGATGACCCGGATCTGATACTTACCGTCGACTCTAACCTTAACCTTTCGCAAAACGACTTATGGCAACGCATTCGTAATGGTTACGCGTTGCGCCAATTGAATAGCCCGCTGGTGGCAAGCCACGAGCAATGGTACGCAAAACGTCCGGACTATATGCAACGAATGACCGAGCGCGGGCAGCGCTATCTCCACTTTATTGTGGAAGAAGTTGAGCGGCGCGGAATGCCATCGGAAATCGCACTGCTACCCATGATCGAAAGCGCGTTTAATCCAGGAGGCTATTCCACCGCTAGCGCCTCTGGCATCTGGCAGTTCATTCCATCTACTGGCAAACATTTTGGCATGCAGCAGAACTGGTGGTATGACGGGCGACGCAATATCATCAGTGCGACCCTTGGCGCGCTTGACTACCTGCAAAAACTGCATGGCATGTTCGGCGATTGGGAATTGGCACTTGCCGCTTACAACTGGGGCGAAGGCGCAGTACAGCGAGCGCTCGCACATAACCGCAAACTAGGCCTGCCCGCGGATTACGCCAGCCTGAAAATGCCATCAGAAACAAGGAATTATGTCCCGAAACTGCAAGCAATAAAAAATATTATCAGTAATCCAGCCAGCTTTGGCCTGGTGTTACATCCCGTTCCGGATCAACCGTATTTCGTTGCTGTCAGTACGTCAAAAAATATTGACATGGAGCTTGCCGCAGGGTTGGCGGGCGTTACACTGGATGAATTTCGCGCGTTGAATCCCGCGCACAACCGTCCGGTTATCCTGCAAGAAAATTCCGAGGTGCTATTGCTGCCCGTGGACAAGGTGGAAACCTTTCGGGCCAATCTGGCAAGCAACAGCCTGCCACTCGTATCATGGCAGGCTTACAAGAGCAGGAAAGGCGAGCACTTAAACGGACTCGCAACACGCTTCGGCCTGTCACCAGAGACACTTCGATCCATCAACGGCCTGCCAACGCAAATCAAGGTGAGTACCGGGCAGATGCTACTGGTACCACTTAATGGTAAGAATACAGAAAATGAATTCGAGGCATTTAATATACACCCTGCCCTTACCAATCAGTTACTTGGGAACACTGTTAGATACACGGTGCGTAAAGGTGACACGTTGAGTACCATTTCTCGCCTCTACAAAGTAAGTGTGGAAAAGCTGCAAGACTGGAATAACAACATAAAAACACTCAATCCAGGTCAACACATCTTCATCGTAAAACTCGACAAAACACCTCACCTATCCCGTGCCGATAAGAACCGCGGCAAACTTGGCATGGCCAGCAAAAGGACGAAGAAGTTTATGTACACGACGCAACGCATAGCTCAATATCCTTAA